One Clupea harengus chromosome 3, Ch_v2.0.2, whole genome shotgun sequence DNA window includes the following coding sequences:
- the ldhd gene encoding probable D-lactate dehydrogenase, mitochondrial, producing the protein MTLTLLRQSKRLCPALSKCLQSSVLKRPYAIRSRDLENVVSAFRSVVGDEGVSLGQAVREQHGRDESVHKCQPPDVVVFPRSVEEVSALAKICHHHRLPIIPYGTGTGLEGGVGAVKGGVCFSLRMMDQVLDLHQEDFDVAVEPGVTRKALNSYLRHTGLWFPVDPGADASLCGMAATSASGTNAVRYGTMRENVLNLEVVLADGTIIHTAGKGRCARKTSAGYNLTNLFVGSEGTLGVLTKATLRLYGMPEGVASAVCSFPSVQAAVDTTVQVLQAGVPIARIEFLDDVMIDACNRFSSLAYPVASTLFLEFHGSSRSLNEQVSITEELAKGSGGSDFSWADDEAKRAHLWKARHDAWYAALALRPGCKAYATDVCVPLSRLPDVVVETKEDLIRNGLTGPIAGHVGDGNFHCLMVLDPNDPDEVLRVHQFTERLARRALAVDGTCTGEHGIGLGKRALLREEVGTLALEVMQGLKATLDPKNLMNPGKVL; encoded by the exons AGCAGAGATCTTGAAAATGTTGTCTCTGCATTCCGCTCAGTAGTCGGCGACGAAGGGGTTTCATTGGGTCAGGCAGTACGGGAGCAGCATGGCAGAGATGAATCTGTGCACAa ATGCCAGCCCCCTGATGTGGTGGTGTTTCCTCGAAGCGTGGAGGAGGTCAGTGCTCTGGCTAAAATCTGCCACCACCATCGCCTTCCCATCATCCCCTATGGCACAGGTACCGGACTGGAGGGAGGAGTAGGAGCCGTGAAG ggtggtgtgtgtttcagcctgAGGATGATGGACCAGGTGTTGGACCTGCATCAGGAGGACTTTGACGTGGCGGTGGAGCCAGGTGTGACGCGCAAAGCCCTAAACTCTTATCTGAGACACACGGGCCTTTGGTTCCCTGTGG ACCCTGGTGCAGATGCCTCGTTATGTGGCATGGCAGCCACCAGTGCATCCGGCACCAACGCCGTCCGTTACGGAACCATGCGTGAGAATGTTCTCAACCTAGAGGTAGTTCTGGCTGATGGCACCATTATCCACACAGCGGGGAAAGGCCGTTGCGCCAG GAAGACGTCTGCGGGGTACAACCTGACCAACCTGTTTGTGGGCTCGGAGGGCACACTGGGGGTGCTGACCAAAGCCACGCTGCGCCTGTACGGCATGCCTGAGGGGGTGGCCTCTGCTGTCTGCTCCTTCCCCTCCGTCCAGGCGGCCGTGGATACCACCGTGCAGGTCCTCCAGGCGGGGGTGCCCATTGCACGCATCG AATTTCTGGATGATGTGATGATTGACGCGTGTAACCGCTTCAGCTCATTGGCCTACCCGGTGGCTTCTACCCTCTTCCTGGAGTTCCACGGCAGCAGCAGGAGTTTGAACGAGCAGGTCTctatcacag AGGAGCTAGCGAAGGGGAGTGGGGGCTCAGACTTCTCGTGGGCGGATGATGAGGCGAAGCGGGCCCACCTGTGGAAGGCCAGACATGACGCCTGGTACGCCGCACTGGCACTGCGACCCGGCTGCAAG GCCTAtgccacagatgtgtgtgttcctctctctcgttTGCCAGATGTTGTGGTGGAGACAAAGGAAGACCTGATCAGAAATGGCCTCACAG GCCCCATAGCAGGACACGTGGGGGATGGAAACTTCCACTGTCTGATGGTCCTGGACCCAAACGACCCAGACGAGGTGCTCAGGGTTCACCAGTTCACAGAGAGATTGGCCAG acggGCTCTGGCGGTGGATGGCACCTGTACAGGAGAGCACGGCATCGGGCTGGGGAAGCGCGCTCTGCTGAGGGAGGAGGTGGGCACTCTGGCCCTCGAGGTCATGCAAGGACTCAAGGCCACGCTGGACCCCAAAAACCTCATGAACCCAGGAAAGGTGCTCTAA